A region of the Penicillium psychrofluorescens genome assembly, chromosome: 6 genome:
CATCGATTTCATTTcattcctcctcctctttATCCTTAGATAGGAGTCACCTGCTAATTACACATCTGAAGCACAAATAGCCCGCCCACATTCATAGTAGCCCCAAGCAAGACAAAAAAACTGGGGGGCGGGATAGTTCGACAGGAGATTGCAGCAGCACTCACTCGATGCAATCTGGTCACCGGCGTGACTGTTTAAAAAGGAACCAACCCAAGAAAATTGGAgtaaaaagaaaaaaaaagaagaataaaaGAAGGGGCCCGCCAGAAATAGAGATATGGGAATATGCTCAAGGGTCTGGAGGCAAAAGGGAAGAAGtagaaaagaagaagacatagCCTGCTAGCAATACATGGGaaatgaaaagaagaaggaaaggagaaaagTAGAAATTAAAACAAaggtagaagaagaatcatgGGCGAGCAAAAATTGAGTTTGAACacaaaaaggaagaaaatagaaaaataaaaaaCCAAAAGAtaagaaagataaaaagaatGTCAACGAGtcgaagaaaaaaaagaaaaagaagagacTAATAAGAATAAGAAAGCAATACACGAAATGGATGAGGTAGTAAGGATGACGTGACACGAAAGATCCAAAATCATATGTagaagaagcaaagaaagaaaaaggccattAGAAATGCTCTCCAAAAATTGGTTGAAGAAAGCTTATTTGGCCccgatctcttcctcggcccAGCCCGGGAGCGAGTTTTCGTTCTGAATGGCTAGACCGAAGCCCGGGTGGTTgaggccgccgagcgcgGATgtgaagctggagaagctgctctGTGCTTGGTGAGCTGCGCCCGCACGGCTGTGACCACCTGGTCCTCCCGAGCCAGGGCCATAGGGCtcctgggagaaggagggcaGGCTGACGGCGCGCGAGTGTTGCGCACGCGGCACGCTCAGgttgctggtgctggccgTAGAATGGTGGCCGGGTCCTGAAGAACCGTTGGCGACGCTGAGGTAGCCGTTCGATGACTTGTGCTGGTGCATCGGGCCATCCATGCCGTGGCCGTTGGAAAGATCTCCGTTGCTGGCGCCGTTGTACATCGACTGCTGCGGTTGGCCTTGGGACAGACCCATGGGGTCATTCATGCGgttctcctgctcctgtGCTTGCTGGGCGGACATTTGATTCAGATACATGGTCAACGGATTGTTCGATCCCACGTTCAGGACCCCGGACGGAGAAGAGACGTTCTGCAGCGGATGAAGCTGCCCGTTCTGAGAGCCGGTGGACCCCGGTGCAGGGGAGAGAGCAGGCCGAGTCGGGCTAGATTGCGAGCCGGATTGGCTGagattctgctgctggaagcCGTTGAGTGCCGGGGAAGGTGACTGGGGTCCTTCCATGTTGTTGGCACCATTGCGGTTCTGCTGTGAATTGTTGCCGTGGTTGTTTCCAGCCTGGCGCGGCGGATTGCCGCAACGATCCTTGCCGAAGTTGATCTTGAACCGCCGGTAATCCTCCCGATTGCGCATGCCCTCAATCGCCTTgatggcgttggcgatgttggTGAAGTTGACAAATGCGCAGCTCTTCTCACGCAGGGTGTTCACCAGTTCGATCTCGCCGTACTCCGAGAAGTCCTGGCGGAGGCGTTCCTCGGTCCAGGCTTCATCCAGGTTGCCAATGTATACATTGCGGGaggcgccgccgctgacaGCCAGTGCGATGGCAGGCGGCAGAGGGCCAGAGTGCTTGCCCCAGCCAATCTTCAGCCTCCGGTTGTGGATCATCAGGCCCTGCAGGTTGCTGAGGGCATAGAACgaagcggcggaggtggGATCGATGAAGGTGACGAAGCAGATGTGTTTGTCCGGAATGTATCGAATGTGGTGCAGCAGACCTCCACGGACCACGTTACAGATCTCCTCAATGGTGGTTTCGGGGTGGATGTTTCCGAGATAGATGGTTCGGTTACCCAGGTTGTTCACACCGCCAGCCGTCGTCGCGACGGCGGCCGCAGCCACAGACTGCTGAGCGAGTGCGTTGGAAATCAGATCGCGATCCGCCGAATTGAGCACATGAGCATATCCAGGAGCGATTCCGAGGAACTGGGCGGCATTCTGCTGCTGCGTCTTGGACACATATGCGCAACGATCCTTGCCATAGAAAACCCGCTTCGGAGCCTGCCATTGTGGTTCTTGCGGAAGCTGAGTCACGGCCTTCATGGCATTACTGATGGACAGGAAATGCACGAATCcaatggccttctccttgacgATCTTGACCGTGTCGATGGGTCCGAATTTGCCCAATTCTTCCCGCAGACTGTCCTCTGTCGTCTCTTCGGGCAGATTCCCCAGGTAAACATTACGCGACGCGCCCGACTGCTGAACAGCCAGGGCCACGGACGTTGGAACCTGGGAAGGCTTGCCCCAGCCGACCTTGATGTCATTACCCTTGAtggccagcttcttcaagatggCATCCGAGTGGAAATGAGTAGCCGAGCTGCTATCCaggaaggagatgaaagCACAGTTCTTGTCGGGAAGCAATCGAACGGATTCGATCTGGCCGCTGCGTACGTGGTTCAGGATTTCCTCGGCAGTTGTTTCAGCCGGGATGTTTCCTAGATACACCGTGCGACTTGTTCCTGACAACATTCCCGGGGCCACCGATGCCGCGGGGCTGCCCAGAGCCGCATTACCCATGCCTCCAAATCCATTAATCGGCGACTGTGGTCCTCCCATCAGCTGGGAGGCGCTCATCTGATCCATACCAGAATAGAGACCGTGGTTATGCATGCCCTGGGTTGGGCTGCCCATCTGGTTCTGCGAGTTGTGCGCATGCCCGTTGGCATTGCCCTGGGGGAAACCCCCAAAATTCGCGAATTGTGGCGAGGTGAAGGCGGATGGAGTCCCGGGCTGGAAGGGGCTGCCCACCAGCAGCTGGGAAGGGAGAAGCGGAGTGAAATTCATATCAAACGCGGCACCAGAAGCCATGTCGGATGATTGGCCTGCTGCAGCGGTATTTATAGCGGGAATATTAGCTCGACGAGCGTTGCGGTCCGAGAAGCTCTGGGACGAGTGGTTGTTATTGTTGTGGTAGTCGCCGTTCAGACCGTAATTGGGGGGAACCAGGCGTGAGTTGTTAGACGCATCCGACGCTTGCATGGCGAGGTCGAAGGGTCACGAGAGAAGCGTCCCTGGGGAAGAAGGGCCGGGCCGAACACACGCGTTGTCTAGGCCGATCCTGACGGATGCTGAGGAAGGGAAAGGAGGAAGGCGGGTCGGATCACCATTCAGGAGAAAAGGGAGTGAGTgtgaaaagaagaagggaaaagcTCCAAACAGCGACGTGTCTAGGTGGGCAGCAAGAGTCAATTGGAATGTGCAACTTCAGCGCGGCATGGGATCGAGACAAACCtgcaacttttttttttcctgtTGGACGGAGAATGCCGTGGTTATATAAGGGCCGCAAGAGGGAAAGATGCCATGGAAAAGACCAAAGGCGAAGCTCGTGGGGAGAAACAATTTACTGAAAAGGGATaagtggcagcagcagaggatAACCACCCCggtgaaaagaaagagagaaaaaaaaggaggcaggggaaaaagggaagTGTAGAGAGCGAcaggaagagaaagaagaagcacgAAGTTAAAGAATGAACGGCAAGGAAGTGAATCCAGGCAAGGTATGTAAAAGGGGGAGAATTCGAGCGGGAAAAGGAGGGCGCGACTAAACCCAACTTGGAGGTGTTCGCAGGTTGCCGCAGGTGACCGTTGTGCCCTAACCGCCTAGTTTCTGCTCCCTGCGGACTCGGAGGCTGTTTGGGCGAGTCGTCGCATTGACTTGATGTGATGATGGTATGGACTGCTCCCGATTCCTCTTCTCTGTCCACTATGATTCCCCTTTTCTCATGTTCTGTTTTCCCCTGTCTGTTCCATGGCTCCGTCATCTCTGGCTCGAGCCCCCACATCAATAGCCCCCAGCCCCTGCCCCTGGCATGCCCTGTTCATGACCTATAGGTGATTGGAATATGCCCGAATAATGTCTTGCTCGTGGGTCTCTGGTCCTCGATCGGGCCGAATGAGGCTAAATCCTGAATCCCTGCTTCCGCTCGACGGGAACACTATGCCGCTCCAGGGCGGTCCCCTAACCGTCTGGTGATCAATACAGTTGATTGCCAGGATTCTGTGATTGCGAATGCGTGACCCGGACGATATCGGGCTTCCACAGAAATGCTATTCTCTGCTCCGCCAACGGAATTAGAATTGCGGCGATTGGGAGTACACACGGGGTGAACTCGAATTGAGATCGACATTTCCCCGGGACATCAGTGGGCGTTTTGCCAGATGGCATTGGCTATaatctcgaccttctcgtTCACATAAATCTACATATCAAATCCAGTGCTCTAGACCGGCTAGCTGGTCACAATCTCGAGACATACTCCGTTCTGCCTCAGGAATCAtttctgcctcaggcatctACGTGGGGAATCACTTATCGGCGAAATTTCCTAGACTTTCCCCTCCACACTACTTGTGCGCTTCCCTCCTTGCGTTGGCCAACTTGCAATTGGGCGATAAGAGTGCCGCGGCCCGACTATTCCGGACTATTGCTTGCTGGTGTGTTCTTGTCTTGGCCTGAGTTTTCCATTCGGCGTGCATGACTCACAGAGTGGCCCTGCTAATcgctctttttcttcccgcAGTGTCCCCTCCAGTCCGTGTATAGCACGCACACACTGACACCATGGCTGCACCCATCATCTACATCGACGAAGACGTCGGCAGAGACGATgctgccgccgtcggctCCGAGTCTGCCCCGTACAAGACCCTCGTGCACGCTTTCCTGCAGCACGCCCCGACCACCGAGGGCATCCAGTACCTCACCCGCAAGTCGGAGACCGACGCCGCCGGCGAGAATGTCGATCCTGCCGCCAAGCTGGAGTGGAAGCCCGCCACCAAGTCCGCCGTGAAAAAAGCCACCAACCTGTGggagcagcgcaagaagaaggccgccaaggagcaCGAACTGGCCATCCgcgagaaggccgaggccgacaaGCGCCAGAAGGTGCTCGAGGAGGCTAAGAAGGTCGTTATCAAGGAGGATGCGTCGCTGCCTCCGCCCGTGCGCATTCGTCTCGACGTCACCGACCCGGCTGTCGTCCAGCTGCGCGCCCCCGAGTCCGATACCCCCGGCACCCGGGTCCGGGTGTTGGGTCGGGTGCACCGCATGCGCGCTCAGAAGGATGTCGTCTTCATTACCCTCGCGGACGGATACGGATACCTCCAATGTGTCCTCACCGGGGACATGGTCAAGACCTTTGATATCATGACCCTCACCCTCGAGACCTCCATGGCCATCCACGGTGAGATGCGCGCCGTCCCGCCGAAGCAGCACGCCCCCAACAACCGCGAGCTGCACGCGGATTTCTTCACGATCATCGGTCGCGCGGCGGGCGACAAGGAGGCGATCACCACGCGCGTGGCGCCGGACGCCGACCCGCAGACGCTGTACGACAACCGCCACCTGGTCCTGCGCGGCGAGATGTCCTCGTCCGTGATGAAGGTGCGCGCTGCGACGCTCCGCGCATTCCGCAAGGCCTTCGAGGAGAACCGCATGTTGGAAGTGACCCCGCCGGCGATGGTGCAGACGCAGGTCGAGGGCGGCAGCACGCTCTTTGGATTTAACTACTACGGCGAGAACGCCTACCTGACGCAGTCATCGCAGCTGTACCTGGAGACCTGCCTCCCCTCCATGGGCGACGTCTACTGCGTGTGCCCGTCCTTCCGGGCCGAGAAATCGCTCACCCGCCGCCACCTGTCGGAATACACGCACATCGAAGCCGAGCTGGACTTTATCACCTTCACggacctcctcgaccaccttGAAGCGGTGATCTGTCGCGTCATCGATCTGACTCTCGCCGAGCCCGAAATCAAGCGCTACATCGACACCCTCAACCCAGGCTTCCAGCCCCCCTCCCGCCCCTTCAAGCGCATGAAGTATGCCGATGCGATCGACTGGCTGCGCGAGCACGATATTCCCAatgaagaaggccagccGCATACGTTTGGTGATGATATcgccgaagccgccgagCGCCGGATGACCGATATCATCAACCAGCCTATCTTCCTGACGCACTTCCCCGCGGATATCAAGGCCTTCTACATGAAGAAGGATGTGGCGGACCGCCGCGTGACCGAGAGTGTTGATGTCCTGATGCccggcgtcggcgagatTGTTGGTGGCAGCATGAGGATGGACGACTGGGACGAGTTGATGAATGCCTACAAGCACGAGGGCATGGACCCGAAGCCATACTACTGGTACACTGACCAGCGGAAGTGCGTCacccccttctcttcccttcgCTTTCTGTTCCTCTTATTTCCTCACATACTAATGTTTCTCTTCTACAGATACGGCACCTCCCCCCACGGCGGCTACGGTCTGGGCCTGGAGCGCTTCCTGGCATGGCTGTGCGCGCGCCACACCGTGCGCGATTGCTCGCTGTACCCCCGGTACACGGGCCGGTGCACTCCATGAGCAATTCGGCAGATGGCAAGTTAGATGATGTAGCAGAGGTAGAGAGGTGGGTAGCTGAGGTATTCTTGCATAGGCAATGGCAATGACAATGGGTAAAAAGAGGAAATTCGATTCGAGTCATGTTGTGGTAAGGATCAAGTTCTACATCTACAGTATTCGCCCCAATCAATTCCACCtcccttgttcttcatttctcttctttcgTGATAGGGGCAGGGGCAACTCAATAGGTGGCGTAGGGCAAGCAGGTTC
Encoded here:
- a CDS encoding uncharacterized protein (ID:PFLUO_009325-T1.cds;~source:funannotate), translating into MQASDASNNSRLVPPNYGLNGDYHNNNNHSSQSFSDRNARRANIPAINTAAAGQSSDMASGAAFDMNFTPLLPSQLLVGSPFQPGTPSAFTSPQFANFGGFPQGNANGHAHNSQNQMGSPTQGMHNHGLYSGMDQMSASQLMGGPQSPINGFGGMGNAALGSPAASVAPGMLSGTSRTVYLGNIPAETTAEEILNHVRSGQIESVRLLPDKNCAFISFLDSSSATHFHSDAILKKLAIKGNDIKVGWGKPSQVPTSVALAVQQSGASRNVYLGNLPEETTEDSLREELGKFGPIDTVKIVKEKAIGFVHFLSISNAMKAVTQLPQEPQWQAPKRVFYGKDRCAYVSKTQQQNAAQFLGIAPGYAHVLNSADRDLISNALAQQSVAAAAVATTAGGVNNLGNRTIYLGNIHPETTIEEICNVVRGGLLHHIRYIPDKHICFVTFIDPTSAASFYALSNLQGLMIHNRRLKIGWGKHSGPLPPAIALAVSGGASRNVYIGNLDEAWTEERLRQDFSEYGEIELVNTLREKSCAFVNFTNIANAIKAIEGMRNREDYRRFKINFGKDRCGNPPRQAGNNHGNNSQQNRNGANNMEGPQSPSPALNGFQQQNLSQSGSQSSPTRPALSPAPGSTGSQNGQLHPLQNVSSPSGVLNVGSNNPLTMYLNQMSAQQAQEQENRMNDPMGLSQGQPQQSMYNGASNGDLSNGHGMDGPMHQHKSSNGYLSVANGSSGPGHHSTASTSNLSVPRAQHSRAVSLPSFSQEPYGPGSGGPGGHSRAGAAHQAQSSFSSFTSALGGLNHPGFGLAIQNENSLPGWAEEEIGAK
- a CDS encoding uncharacterized protein (ID:PFLUO_009326-T1.cds;~source:funannotate), coding for MAAPIIYIDEDVGRDDAAAVGSESAPYKTLVHAFLQHAPTTEGIQYLTRKSETDAAGENVDPAAKLEWKPATKSAVKKATNLWEQRKKKAAKEHELAIREKAEADKRQKVLEEAKKVVIKEDASLPPPVRIRLDVTDPAVVQLRAPESDTPGTRVRVLGRVHRMRAQKDVVFITLADGYGYLQCVLTGDMVKTFDIMTLTLETSMAIHGEMRAVPPKQHAPNNRELHADFFTIIGRAAGDKEAITTRVAPDADPQTLYDNRHLVLRGEMSSSVMKVRAATLRAFRKAFEENRMLEVTPPAMVQTQVEGGSTLFGFNYYGENAYLTQSSQLYLETCLPSMGDVYCVCPSFRAEKSLTRRHLSEYTHIEAELDFITFTDLLDHLEAVICRVIDLTLAEPEIKRYIDTLNPGFQPPSRPFKRMKYADAIDWLREHDIPNEEGQPHTFGDDIAEAAERRMTDIINQPIFLTHFPADIKAFYMKKDVADRRVTESVDVLMPGVGEIVGGSMRMDDWDELMNAYKHEGMDPKPYYWYTDQRKYGTSPHGGYGLGLERFLAWLCARHTVRDCSLYPRYTGRCTP